TCTGGGCGAGGCAGGCTTCCAGCCGCGCCTTGTCTTCCGCCGTGGCACGGGTGGCGGCGAAGAAGGCGGCGCTGGCATCCAGAGAGCGGCGGATCTCGATCACATCGCGCCAGTAGGCGGGATCGTCCCGCACCAGCGGGGCGAGCGGCGCGATGAGCCCGCCGCCGGTCCAGGCGTGATCCGGCTCCTGCACGAAGGTGCCGCCGCCCTGCCGCGCCACAAGGCGCCCGCGGCTCACGAGTTGCTGGATGGCCTCGCGGATGCTCGATCGCGAAACGCCGAGCTCCTGCGCCAGCACCCGTTCCGCCGGCAGCCGGTCGCCCGCGCCGAGGGCCGCGATCCGCGCCTCCAGCGCCTCCACCAGCCGCACCGCCAATGCCCGCCCGTCATGGGAGCCGGAAGAGAGGTGCTGCGTGCGCATGAGTGGTCGGACCAAATGGTATCTGGCGGAACGATTTCTCTTCTATAGGAGCAGAGGGGATGCGGTGTAAAGGATGTATGTTCGTAATTGGTATGACCAAATGCGCGCATGCGATCTTGCTATCGCGTCGTCGTCAGCCGGGCTTCAAGGCGGCCTTGAGACGTCTCGGCAGCCCCGGCAGGCAGAGCACTCTGCCGGGGGGAGAACGAGGGGTCTGGCAAGCCGGGCGCGGGTCATGTTGGTATCGAGGCGGCACGAGCCGGTCGGCGGCTTGTGGCGGGCCTTCCTGGTGAGGCCTCGCCGGCCCACCAGCGGGGACAGCGTGGATGCGACGCGAGCGCGGATATTCTCCCGCAGCCGGGAGGTATCGGCGCGCGCGATGAAGCCGTTGATGACGGGCGAAGGGGGGCATGGCGGGGCTGTGGGACGGGCGTCCATATCTCCCGCGCGGCTGCCGGCGAGCACAACGTTCCGGGTGAGAAGACGATTTTCCGGGAGGGACGGCACGGCGCTGAGGCCACCGAGCGGAGTGTCGACGGTTCTGAATTCACCAGATAAGCGGGAAGTCAGTAAGCGAATACGTTCCAAGCACCGTACGGACACAGCCGCCCGGCGCTGTTCAGGACCGCCAGATCGTCCAGGCGACGCCGCACAGGCAGGCGAGAAAGATCCCCAGGATCGTGCCCATCACCGTAAATTCCATGCGTCCTCCTTGAGAGAGGGTGCACGGGGCCGATGAACGGCACATGAAGCAAAAGAACCGCAGTTCGTGACAAGCGCGAGCGCTGCCGAAGGCGGAAGCGTAGCTCATGCTGATTTCATGAAGGAATATGGAAGACGCTCGGCCTGAAAGCGCTCCGGGATTTATTTTCCCGAGCTCCGGCGGAGAGGGGCGGAGGCTCCTCCAAGCCGGAGATCAGGGTCGCCAGGGCGTCGGACCGCCCTCCCGCAGGCGTTCAGAGAAACGGCTTGCCGCCCGTGACAGCGATGGTCGCGCCGGAGACATAGCTCGACTTCGGGTCCGCGAGCATCACATAGGCCGTGGCGAGTTCCGCCGGCTGGCCAGGGCGCCCCATGGGCACGGATTTCCCGAAATTCGTGACGGAATCTTCCGACATGGTGGATGGGATGAGCGGCGTCCAGATGGGACCCGGCGCCACCGCGTTCACCCGCACGTTGCGATCGGCCAGCGCCTGGGCCAGCCCGGCCGTGAGGTTGTGAATGGCGCCCTTGGTGGTGGCGTAGGCCAGCAGCGACGGGTTCGGCATGTCCGAATTGATGGAGGCGGTGTTGATGATGCTGCCGCCGGAGGTCATGTGCTTCAGCGCCGCCTTGGTAAGATAGAACATAGGGTGCAGGTTCACGTCGAACGTATGGGCCCATTCCTCATCCGATATGTCCTCGAGGCGCTCGAAGGTCGCTTGATGGGCGGCATTGTTGACGAGAATGTCGAGACCGCCGAGTGCCGTCGCGGCTTCCTCCACCAGATCCCGGCAGAAGGCGGGGTCGGAGATATCGCCGGGGATCAGCACAGCCTTGCGGCCCGCCTCTTCCACAAGCCGGCGGGTCTCCTGCGCATCCTCGTCCTCATCAAGATAGGAAATGCAGACGTCTGCCCCTTCCCGCGCGAAAGCGATGCAAACGGCCCGGCCGATGCCGCTGTCGCCCCCGGTCACGAGGGCTTTCAGGCCATTGAGCCGGCCCGAGCCCACATAGGACGCCTCCCCGTGGTCCGGGCGGGGGTCCATGGCGTCCGTCAGTCCGGGCATCCGCTGCTGCTGCGGCGGTAGAGGCGGGGTGGGATAGGGCGGCATGGCGGTGCTCCGTTCGGTTGAGGAAACCGGTGGCATGGAGGTCAACCTGCTCCGCGCTGGGCAGTTCCCTGCCAGACGTTCCGCACGCTCTTTCTCCCAGCTTCTGTCAAGTTGACGCTCATTTATCCTGGTCGCGCGTCTCGCCGATCATGGCCGCCACCTCCGAGAAGGTCTGGGGTGGCCCGTCGGACAGATTGGTCGCCGTCAGGAGAAAGCGGATGGGAAATTCCATGCCGGCACCCTGCGCGGGTGAGATGTTGCGGCCGTCAGCATCGCGCCTCGCAGCACCCAGAGCCTCGTGCAGGGCTTCCTCGATCTCCTGCTGGGTCACCAGCCCCTTCCGGCGGAGCATTTCGATCAGGTTCGAGACGGCCAGGAGGAGGCCTTCGAGCTGGAGATTGGCAGTGTTCATCGTGTTCCCTTCCGCTGGCGCAAGCCCGGCACCACGGCGCGCGCCATAAGGGAACGCTTCCGCCCGCGGCAGGTTGCATGCGGCGGACCCGCCCCTGAAGGGAGCCGTGGCCTCAAGGTCTGCGCACCTGTTGACCAGGCGCTAATCGGCCCTTCACGGGGGCGTTCCTGCCGCCTCCCGCCAAGCGCAGGCGCGGCCGGAGGCCCTGAAAAGACAAGCGTTGCCGAAGGAACAAGGGGGAGCCGGAGCTGTTTGCCAACAGG
The Azorhizobium caulinodans ORS 571 genome window above contains:
- a CDS encoding FCD domain-containing protein produces the protein MRTQHLSSGSHDGRALAVRLVEALEARIAALGAGDRLPAERVLAQELGVSRSSIREAIQQLVSRGRLVARQGGGTFVQEPDHAWTGGGLIAPLAPLVRDDPAYWRDVIEIRRSLDASAAFFAATRATAEDKARLEACLAQMSARHSPGDPEEDARADVAFHMAVADASHNLVLRHVMAGLLDLLQASISQSLVKLYSVPRTFETLERQHRVLAEAILAGTPETARDAALQHLDFVEQTLRQIEEDAARLRRASMPLRQKGNAR
- a CDS encoding SDR family oxidoreductase, whose amino-acid sequence is MPPYPTPPLPPQQQRMPGLTDAMDPRPDHGEASYVGSGRLNGLKALVTGGDSGIGRAVCIAFAREGADVCISYLDEDEDAQETRRLVEEAGRKAVLIPGDISDPAFCRDLVEEAATALGGLDILVNNAAHQATFERLEDISDEEWAHTFDVNLHPMFYLTKAALKHMTSGGSIINTASINSDMPNPSLLAYATTKGAIHNLTAGLAQALADRNVRVNAVAPGPIWTPLIPSTMSEDSVTNFGKSVPMGRPGQPAELATAYVMLADPKSSYVSGATIAVTGGKPFL